One window of the Candidatus Thorarchaeota archaeon genome contains the following:
- a CDS encoding NADH-quinone oxidoreductase subunit C translates to MTESPSALAFARSVTNRYPDVQADVIDEHNVKLSTPPERIRDVVSLIDSGLSDAFPESVFGVDLTGDQYELIYYFWSHNARLLCQVRVRLTGPTPSVHSVADMFPGLEWHERETHEMFGIQFVGHPDLRPLLLPEELRGKYPLRKSFQTDRSRLEESGLPLRGGASE, encoded by the coding sequence TTGACGGAGAGTCCCTCAGCTCTGGCCTTTGCTCGAAGTGTCACGAACCGGTATCCGGACGTGCAGGCAGATGTGATTGACGAACACAATGTCAAGCTGAGCACACCCCCCGAAAGGATTCGTGATGTCGTTTCGCTCATCGACTCAGGCCTTTCAGACGCGTTCCCAGAGTCGGTCTTCGGTGTCGATCTGACCGGAGACCAGTACGAGCTGATATACTACTTCTGGTCCCACAACGCGCGACTCCTCTGCCAAGTGCGAGTGAGACTGACAGGACCCACCCCCTCCGTGCACTCCGTGGCCGACATGTTTCCGGGACTGGAGTGGCACGAGCGGGAGACCCATGAGATGTTCGGGATCCAGTTCGTGGGGCATCCGGACCTGAGGCCCCTCTTGCTTCCGGAGGAACTTAGAGGCAAGTACCCTCTCCGGAAGAGCTTCCAGACCGATAGGAGTCGTCTTGAGGAGTCGGGGCTTCCGTTGCGAGGAGGTGCGAGCGAGTGA
- a CDS encoding NADH-quinone oxidoreductase subunit A: MSLTGLQWSSTEMRLFIDFIPVLLWAIFAMVLVVIMLLASWVLRPHVLQNSEKTSTYECGEEPVGPARISYPYNYMVYTVLFVVIDVLGAFLYIVAASTLRLSVPVVWEVLLFVVLLASGVGYAMKVLPHTSTAGSETLALYRAAKAAYIEGERESVRSD; encoded by the coding sequence ATGAGCCTGACTGGTCTGCAGTGGAGTTCAACTGAAATGCGCCTGTTCATCGACTTCATCCCGGTCCTCCTGTGGGCCATATTCGCCATGGTACTCGTTGTCATAATGCTGTTGGCCTCTTGGGTGTTGCGCCCCCACGTCCTTCAGAACTCGGAGAAGACCTCGACCTACGAGTGTGGTGAGGAGCCTGTGGGCCCTGCGAGGATCTCGTATCCATACAACTACATGGTCTACACCGTGCTTTTTGTTGTGATCGACGTCCTCGGAGCCTTCCTCTACATCGTGGCGGCATCCACACTTCGTCTGTCAGTACCGGTGGTCTGGGAGGTGCTTCTGTTCGTAGTGCTGTTGGCCAGCGGTGTCGGCTACGCGATGAAGGTTCTGCCACATACGTCCACAGCCGGGAGTGAGACTCTGGCCCTGTATCGTGCGGCCAAGGCTGCATACATCGAGGGAGAACGCGAATCTGTGAGGTCAGACTGA
- a CDS encoding NADH-quinone oxidoreductase subunit J — MQEIEVLLEQVEFVAIAVAVIVLALLALEHKEIVYAAFFFGIMASVVAGVFLLLEAPFIAGMQIAVYTGGISALIIFAVLLLPRAQDSSLEVFESPRRRRLGLATAAGVMTLSGALALLFPWYEAFPAGQPDLAQSLQELAVWMWGTHGVIVQMVALTMLTSIVGTMTLLRMEKTEHLQEIATYTKSAEATDTREEAERQ; from the coding sequence ATGCAAGAGATTGAAGTGTTACTCGAACAGGTAGAGTTCGTGGCCATCGCCGTTGCGGTGATAGTCTTGGCGCTCCTTGCTCTTGAACACAAGGAGATTGTCTATGCGGCCTTCTTCTTCGGAATCATGGCCTCGGTGGTCGCGGGCGTCTTCCTCTTGCTCGAGGCCCCTTTCATCGCCGGTATGCAGATTGCCGTATACACGGGCGGAATCAGTGCGCTCATCATCTTTGCTGTACTGCTCTTGCCCAGGGCGCAGGACTCCTCGCTAGAGGTCTTCGAGTCTCCCAGAAGGAGGCGACTGGGGCTGGCCACTGCTGCGGGAGTCATGACGCTCTCCGGAGCGCTGGCACTTCTCTTCCCATGGTACGAGGCGTTTCCAGCTGGCCAACCTGACCTGGCCCAGAGCCTGCAGGAGCTTGCCGTCTGGATGTGGGGCACGCACGGTGTCATTGTTCAGATGGTTGCCCTGACGATGCTGACTTCCATTGTTGGGACCATGACACTGCTGAGGATGGAGAAGACCGAACATCTCCAAGAGATTGCCACGTACACCAAGTCGGCTGAAGCCACCGACACGAGAGAGGAGGCTGAGAGACAGTGA
- the nuoK gene encoding NADH-quinone oxidoreductase subunit NuoK, which produces MIPLSWYLILAFILIGLGAYGMVVKRNLIRILIGSEIMANGVNIAFVATSLYYPVFNITGQALIVLVISISAAHTALAMVLMLLYYRRYKTVDLGRRQVVEVR; this is translated from the coding sequence GTGATCCCCCTGTCGTGGTATCTCATTCTGGCTTTCATTCTCATTGGTCTCGGGGCATACGGTATGGTTGTCAAGAGGAATCTGATTCGTATTCTCATAGGCTCTGAGATCATGGCCAACGGTGTCAACATCGCGTTTGTTGCGACCTCGCTGTACTACCCGGTCTTCAACATCACTGGCCAGGCACTCATCGTCCTTGTGATATCCATCTCGGCGGCTCACACTGCGCTTGCGATGGTGTTGATGCTTCTCTACTACAGGCGATACAAGACTGTGGACCTTGGTCGTCGTCAGGTTGTGGAGGTGCGGTGA